One Phaseolus vulgaris cultivar G19833 chromosome 2, P. vulgaris v2.0, whole genome shotgun sequence DNA window includes the following coding sequences:
- the LOC137810102 gene encoding filament-like plant protein 7 isoform X2, translating into MKQHLEESIRQQLVYEERAAQLDGALKECMQQLRFVREEQEQRMHDAVIKVSKEFEETRTVLEEQLSETSKGLAKSGVENSRLNKSIIAKGNLIEDLKRQLAHTEADHNALMIRLESMERDNASLKYETQVLEKELAIRNEEREFNRRTADASHKQHSQSVKKIAKLESECQRLRVLVQKRLPSQASLAKIKNEFEMLEQDSLQMRTKHLNSTSLVVESALDSSETAIRRMTTLTEQLNAVEEENKTLKESLNRKINEVQFSRVMLARTASKLMRLESEIESRGHETLEQPRSNLACRDLSLSSMSDIGSDDKVSCADSWASALISELEHFRSIRQKESFSCKSVGPSDISLMDDFLEMEKLAVVSVENATEISHASVEENNEIDGFSKTRLNQIGFGVTGKEIVPVSDHLSEFSISNQESCSNDMLKGDIPGWLLEVVKMIMDQNCVTHKNLDDIREDIRLALSYLKITDQYRFDSSKGSGHFDGSKPLHFSQHTSWEPLNNSVEDLCGTDAEILSIKGTEQQSQRDMGQSIGKIIELIEGISMPAEDYDNSDSLYKRDENIRTHKSQGMPTGYMVRVFQWKTSELSSVLQQFLRVCYDLLNNKADHEKFATELTTALDWIMNHCFSLQDVSSMRDAIKKQFEWDETLSENEVEMGMFTDAYKLHLTREQLSCLPALTNSDCHDVPTKEMPYVDKEEIKNIEDKVISSESEKEALEGMLQSATNQLQESEKTIGGLRLELQTVKEVNRILEDQIQNHEFINADLDTQLTETELQEANHRVLALEVELENKNQYCEELETRCVELQLQFESMTKKDNDINQKDEPLQTDWEITAASEKLAECQETILNLGKQLKALAAPKDVSLFDNAIATQRHTVTNTSSVPLKEMKVKTRSSLFDQMVADGGTKANVGVITASETSSNPISIPGFKQPLEKVLLLNGLKGQEDTASVNSLAIVPTKKSGGRNFWRRLFGRKKSKKKAQFSLNT; encoded by the exons ATGAAGCAACATCTTGAGGAATCAATACGGCAGCAATTAGTTTATGAAGAAAGAGCGGCCCAATTGGATGGTGCGCTCAAGGAATGCATGCAACAGTTACGTTTTGTTAGAGAAGAGCAAGAGCAAAGGATGCATGATGCTGTGATAAAAGTTTCTAAAGAATTCGAAGAGACACGCACAGTTTTGGAGGAGCAACTATCAGAGACCAGTAAAGGGCTTGCTAAATCTGGGGTTGAAAATTCTCGTCTTAATAAATCTATTATCGCTAAAGGAAAtttgattgaagatttgaaaagACAATTGGCTCATACAGAGGCTGATCATAATGCATTGATGATTAGATTAGAGTCCATGGAGAGAGATAATGCTTCCCTGAAGTATGAAACTCAAGTACTTGAAAAGGAACTTGCTATCCGGAATGAGGAAAGAGAATTTAATCGTAGAACAGCTGATGCTTCTCATAAGCAGCACTCACAGAGTGTTAAAAAAATTGCCAAGTTAGAATCAGAATGTCAGAGGCTGCGTGTTCTTGTACAAAAACGATTGCCAAGTCAAGCTTCCTtggcaaaaataaaaaatgaatttgaaatGTTGGAACAGGATTCACTTCAAATGAGAACGAAACACTTGAACTCAACCAGTTTAGTGGTTGAATCTGCACTTGACAGTTCCGAGACTGCCATTAGAAGAATGACTACTTTGACTGAGCAGCTAAATGCAGTGGAAGAAGAAAACAAGACATTGAAAGAATCACTAAATAGGAAAATAAATGAAGTCCAATTCTCAAGAGTAATGCTTGCTCGCACGGCTTCTAAACTGATGCGACTTGAGTCAGAGATTGAATCTAGAGGCCATGAAACCTTGGAGCAGCCTAGAAGTAATCTTGCATGTCGAGATTTATCTTTGTCATCAATGTCTGACATTGGCAGTGATGACAAGGTTAGCTGTGCTGACTCCTGGGCTTCTGCATTGATTTCGGAATTGGAGCACTTTAGAAGTATACGGCAGAAGGAATCATTCTCATGCAAAAGTGTTGGACCCTCAGATATAAGCCTAATGGATGACTTCCTTGAAATGGAAAAATTAGCAGTGGTCTCTGTTGAAAATGCCACTGAAATTTCGCATGCTTCTGTAGAAGAAAACAATGAAATAGATGGCTTCTCAAAGACTAGACTGAACCAGATTGGCTTTGGAGTAACAGGTAAGGAGATTGTTCCTGTGTCTGATCATCTGTCAGAGTTCTCCATATCAAATCAGGAATCATGTTCCAATGACATGTTAAAGGGAGATATTCCTGGTTGGCTCCTGGAAGTAGTTAAAATGATAATGGATCAAAACTGTGTCACTCATAAGAACCTCGATGACATACGTGAGGATATTAGATTGGCTTTGAGCTATCTAAAAATTACGGATCAATATAGGTTTGATTCAAGCAAAGGATCAGGTCACTTTGATGGATCTAAGCCTCTCCATTTTAGTCAGCACACTTCATGGGAACCTTTGAATAATTCTGTGGAAGATCTGTGTGGTACTGATGCTGAGATTTTATCAATAAAGGGAACTGAACAGCAATCTCAAAGGGATATGGGCCAGTCAATAGGTAAGATAATTGAGCTTATTGAAGGGATTAGCATGCCTGCTGAGGATTATGATAATTCAGATTCTCTGTACAAAAGAGATGAAAATATCCGTACACACAAGAGTCAAGGAATGCCTACAGGCTACATGGTCCGTGTTTTCCAGTGGAAAACATCTGAACTAAGTAGTGTCCTGCAGCAATTTCTCCGTGTGTGTTACGATTTACTTAATAACAAGGCTGATCATGAAAAATTTGCTACAGAACTGACTACAGCCTTGGATTGGATTATGAATCACTGCTTTTCACTTCAGGATGTTTCTAGTATGAGGGATgccattaaaaaacaatttgaatGGGATGAGACACTAAGTGAAAACGAAGTTGAAATGGGGATGTTTACAGATGCATATAAGTTGCATCTTACTAGAGAACAGTTATCATGTCTGCCTGCGCTAACTAATTCAGATTGTCATGATGTTCCAACTAAAGAGATGCCATATGTTGACAaggaagaaattaaaaatattgaagatAAAGTAATCAGTTCTGAATCTGAGAAGGAAGCCTTGGAAGGGATGCTCCAATCAGCTACAAATCAACTTCAAGAATCAGAGAAGACTATTGGCGGCTTGAGATTGGAGTTACAAACTGTGAAAGAAGTGAATAGAATACTTGAGGATCAAATACAAAATCATGAATTCATAAATGCAGATCTTGACACTCAGCTTACAGAAACCGAACTACAAGAGGCTAATCACAGGGTTTTAGCATTAGAAGTGGAACTGGAGAACAAAAATCAATATTGTGAAGAATTAGAGACCAGATGTGTTGAACTTCAGCTCCAGTTTGAAAG CATGACAAAGAAAGACAATGACATTAATCAGAAAGATGAGCCACTGCAAACT GACTGGGAGATAACAGCCGCTTCCGAAAAGTTGGCAGAGTGTCAAGAAACCATTCTTAACCTTGGGAAGCAGTTGAAGGCATTAGCTGCACCAAAGGATGTCTCCCTTTTTGACAATGCCATTGCCACGCAACGTCATACAGTTACAAACACGAGTTCTGTCCCCCTGAAAGAAATGAAAGTGAAAACTCGATCTTCTCTATTTGATCAGATGGTGGCAGATGGTGGTACTAAAGCAAATGTAGGTGTTATCACAGCAAGTGAAACAAGCTCCAATCCCATCAGCATTCCTGGTTTCAAACAGCCCCTGGAAAAGGTTTTACTTTTGAATGGACTTAAAGGCCAGGAAGACACTGCTAGTGTTAATTCTTTGGCCATCGTGCCTACCAAGAAATCTGGTGGTAGAAATTTTTGGAGAAGGCTATTTGGGAGAAAGAAATCCAAAAAGAAAGCACAGTTTTCGTTGAACACATGA
- the LOC137810102 gene encoding filament-like plant protein 7 isoform X1 gives MDHKSWLWGKKSTQKTIATDKTNLTSKENGEVQEPLSDKEKLEKDLKRLNDKLAFTVSECTAKDEQLKKQTKIVEEAVAGWEKAEAEIFSMKQHLEESIRQQLVYEERAAQLDGALKECMQQLRFVREEQEQRMHDAVIKVSKEFEETRTVLEEQLSETSKGLAKSGVENSRLNKSIIAKGNLIEDLKRQLAHTEADHNALMIRLESMERDNASLKYETQVLEKELAIRNEEREFNRRTADASHKQHSQSVKKIAKLESECQRLRVLVQKRLPSQASLAKIKNEFEMLEQDSLQMRTKHLNSTSLVVESALDSSETAIRRMTTLTEQLNAVEEENKTLKESLNRKINEVQFSRVMLARTASKLMRLESEIESRGHETLEQPRSNLACRDLSLSSMSDIGSDDKVSCADSWASALISELEHFRSIRQKESFSCKSVGPSDISLMDDFLEMEKLAVVSVENATEISHASVEENNEIDGFSKTRLNQIGFGVTGKEIVPVSDHLSEFSISNQESCSNDMLKGDIPGWLLEVVKMIMDQNCVTHKNLDDIREDIRLALSYLKITDQYRFDSSKGSGHFDGSKPLHFSQHTSWEPLNNSVEDLCGTDAEILSIKGTEQQSQRDMGQSIGKIIELIEGISMPAEDYDNSDSLYKRDENIRTHKSQGMPTGYMVRVFQWKTSELSSVLQQFLRVCYDLLNNKADHEKFATELTTALDWIMNHCFSLQDVSSMRDAIKKQFEWDETLSENEVEMGMFTDAYKLHLTREQLSCLPALTNSDCHDVPTKEMPYVDKEEIKNIEDKVISSESEKEALEGMLQSATNQLQESEKTIGGLRLELQTVKEVNRILEDQIQNHEFINADLDTQLTETELQEANHRVLALEVELENKNQYCEELETRCVELQLQFESMTKKDNDINQKDEPLQTDWEITAASEKLAECQETILNLGKQLKALAAPKDVSLFDNAIATQRHTVTNTSSVPLKEMKVKTRSSLFDQMVADGGTKANVGVITASETSSNPISIPGFKQPLEKVLLLNGLKGQEDTASVNSLAIVPTKKSGGRNFWRRLFGRKKSKKKAQFSLNT, from the exons ATGGACCATAAGTCTTGGCTTTGGGGGAAAAAATCCACACAGAAGACAATAGCAACTGACAAAACAAATCTCACTTCAAAAGAAAATGGAGAG GTACAGGAACCTCTATCTGATAAAGAAAAATTGGAGAAAGACTTAAAAAGATTAAATGATAAGCTTGCTTTTACAGTTTCTGAATGTACTGCTAAAGATGAGcagctgaagaaacaaacaaaaattgttGAAGAAGCAGTGGCAG GATGGGAGAAGGCAGAAGCTGAAATATTTTCTATGAAGCAACATCTTGAGGAATCAATACGGCAGCAATTAGTTTATGAAGAAAGAGCGGCCCAATTGGATGGTGCGCTCAAGGAATGCATGCAACAGTTACGTTTTGTTAGAGAAGAGCAAGAGCAAAGGATGCATGATGCTGTGATAAAAGTTTCTAAAGAATTCGAAGAGACACGCACAGTTTTGGAGGAGCAACTATCAGAGACCAGTAAAGGGCTTGCTAAATCTGGGGTTGAAAATTCTCGTCTTAATAAATCTATTATCGCTAAAGGAAAtttgattgaagatttgaaaagACAATTGGCTCATACAGAGGCTGATCATAATGCATTGATGATTAGATTAGAGTCCATGGAGAGAGATAATGCTTCCCTGAAGTATGAAACTCAAGTACTTGAAAAGGAACTTGCTATCCGGAATGAGGAAAGAGAATTTAATCGTAGAACAGCTGATGCTTCTCATAAGCAGCACTCACAGAGTGTTAAAAAAATTGCCAAGTTAGAATCAGAATGTCAGAGGCTGCGTGTTCTTGTACAAAAACGATTGCCAAGTCAAGCTTCCTtggcaaaaataaaaaatgaatttgaaatGTTGGAACAGGATTCACTTCAAATGAGAACGAAACACTTGAACTCAACCAGTTTAGTGGTTGAATCTGCACTTGACAGTTCCGAGACTGCCATTAGAAGAATGACTACTTTGACTGAGCAGCTAAATGCAGTGGAAGAAGAAAACAAGACATTGAAAGAATCACTAAATAGGAAAATAAATGAAGTCCAATTCTCAAGAGTAATGCTTGCTCGCACGGCTTCTAAACTGATGCGACTTGAGTCAGAGATTGAATCTAGAGGCCATGAAACCTTGGAGCAGCCTAGAAGTAATCTTGCATGTCGAGATTTATCTTTGTCATCAATGTCTGACATTGGCAGTGATGACAAGGTTAGCTGTGCTGACTCCTGGGCTTCTGCATTGATTTCGGAATTGGAGCACTTTAGAAGTATACGGCAGAAGGAATCATTCTCATGCAAAAGTGTTGGACCCTCAGATATAAGCCTAATGGATGACTTCCTTGAAATGGAAAAATTAGCAGTGGTCTCTGTTGAAAATGCCACTGAAATTTCGCATGCTTCTGTAGAAGAAAACAATGAAATAGATGGCTTCTCAAAGACTAGACTGAACCAGATTGGCTTTGGAGTAACAGGTAAGGAGATTGTTCCTGTGTCTGATCATCTGTCAGAGTTCTCCATATCAAATCAGGAATCATGTTCCAATGACATGTTAAAGGGAGATATTCCTGGTTGGCTCCTGGAAGTAGTTAAAATGATAATGGATCAAAACTGTGTCACTCATAAGAACCTCGATGACATACGTGAGGATATTAGATTGGCTTTGAGCTATCTAAAAATTACGGATCAATATAGGTTTGATTCAAGCAAAGGATCAGGTCACTTTGATGGATCTAAGCCTCTCCATTTTAGTCAGCACACTTCATGGGAACCTTTGAATAATTCTGTGGAAGATCTGTGTGGTACTGATGCTGAGATTTTATCAATAAAGGGAACTGAACAGCAATCTCAAAGGGATATGGGCCAGTCAATAGGTAAGATAATTGAGCTTATTGAAGGGATTAGCATGCCTGCTGAGGATTATGATAATTCAGATTCTCTGTACAAAAGAGATGAAAATATCCGTACACACAAGAGTCAAGGAATGCCTACAGGCTACATGGTCCGTGTTTTCCAGTGGAAAACATCTGAACTAAGTAGTGTCCTGCAGCAATTTCTCCGTGTGTGTTACGATTTACTTAATAACAAGGCTGATCATGAAAAATTTGCTACAGAACTGACTACAGCCTTGGATTGGATTATGAATCACTGCTTTTCACTTCAGGATGTTTCTAGTATGAGGGATgccattaaaaaacaatttgaatGGGATGAGACACTAAGTGAAAACGAAGTTGAAATGGGGATGTTTACAGATGCATATAAGTTGCATCTTACTAGAGAACAGTTATCATGTCTGCCTGCGCTAACTAATTCAGATTGTCATGATGTTCCAACTAAAGAGATGCCATATGTTGACAaggaagaaattaaaaatattgaagatAAAGTAATCAGTTCTGAATCTGAGAAGGAAGCCTTGGAAGGGATGCTCCAATCAGCTACAAATCAACTTCAAGAATCAGAGAAGACTATTGGCGGCTTGAGATTGGAGTTACAAACTGTGAAAGAAGTGAATAGAATACTTGAGGATCAAATACAAAATCATGAATTCATAAATGCAGATCTTGACACTCAGCTTACAGAAACCGAACTACAAGAGGCTAATCACAGGGTTTTAGCATTAGAAGTGGAACTGGAGAACAAAAATCAATATTGTGAAGAATTAGAGACCAGATGTGTTGAACTTCAGCTCCAGTTTGAAAG CATGACAAAGAAAGACAATGACATTAATCAGAAAGATGAGCCACTGCAAACT GACTGGGAGATAACAGCCGCTTCCGAAAAGTTGGCAGAGTGTCAAGAAACCATTCTTAACCTTGGGAAGCAGTTGAAGGCATTAGCTGCACCAAAGGATGTCTCCCTTTTTGACAATGCCATTGCCACGCAACGTCATACAGTTACAAACACGAGTTCTGTCCCCCTGAAAGAAATGAAAGTGAAAACTCGATCTTCTCTATTTGATCAGATGGTGGCAGATGGTGGTACTAAAGCAAATGTAGGTGTTATCACAGCAAGTGAAACAAGCTCCAATCCCATCAGCATTCCTGGTTTCAAACAGCCCCTGGAAAAGGTTTTACTTTTGAATGGACTTAAAGGCCAGGAAGACACTGCTAGTGTTAATTCTTTGGCCATCGTGCCTACCAAGAAATCTGGTGGTAGAAATTTTTGGAGAAGGCTATTTGGGAGAAAGAAATCCAAAAAGAAAGCACAGTTTTCGTTGAACACATGA
- the LOC137810103 gene encoding protein IN CHLOROPLAST ATPASE BIOGENESIS, chloroplastic-like produces MKIGGVVLYGGAPRGRVVPLLLRRRRISLRVSSSSSYSSISDHVSFVKDVAATQPPQHLSHLLSILKTRGETIVSPGARQGLIPLAIPLSKNSSGDVTALLRWPTAPPEMEMPVVEVRKHGVWLLAKSVDQFIHRMIVEEDAKNSQERNEAVFNASGDAGKKLYRTGDFAESGISNLDVYLLKKVGIFPDIIERKVMRHFEEGDHVSALVTGEFYTNKEHFPGFARPFVFNAEVLLRVGRKVEAKDAARGALKSPWWTLGCKYEDVANIAQWDDEQIEYIKEKVTEEGRQEDLKKGKAPAQVVLDEAAFLLDLASVEGEWDDYLERIAKCYEEAGLPDVAKFILYRD; encoded by the exons ATGAAGATCGGCGGCGTGGTCTTATACGGCGGAGCTCCACGTGGCAGAGTCGTGCCTCTGCTTCTCCGCCGCCGCAGAATTTCCCTCCgcgtttcttcttcttcctcctacTCTTCCATTTCTG ACCACGTTTCTTTCGTGAAGGATGTAGCTGCGACTCAGCCTCCTCAACATCTTTCACATCTGCTAAGTATTTTGAAAACCAGAG GTGAAACTATTGTCTCACCGGGTGCCAGGCAAGGATTAATACCTCTTGCTATTCCACTGTCAAAAAATAGTTCTG GTGATGTGACTGCACTGCTGCGGTGGCCCACGGCTCCACCCGA GATGGAAATGCCAGTGGTGGAAGTAAGAAAACATGGAGTATGGCTTTTAGCTAAGAGT GTAGACCAATTTATACACCGTATGATAGTTGAGGAAGATGCAAAGAACAGTCAAGAGAGAAATGAAGCGGTATTTAATGCTTCGGGTGATGCTGGGAAGAAACTTTACAGAACTGGTGATTTTGCAGAGTCTGGAATTTCTAACCTTGATGTCTATCTTCTGAAAAAG GTCGGTATATTTCCAGATATCATAGAGCGCAAAGTGATGCGGCATTTTGAGGAAGGAGATCAT GTTTCGGCATTAGTAACTGGAGAATTTTATACCAACAAGGAGCATTTTCCAGGATTTGCTCGACCTTTTGTGTTCAATGCGGAGGTTTTGCTGAG GGTTGGGCGTAAAGTAGAAGCTAAAGATGCTGCTAGGGGAGCTTTGAAATCACCGTGGTGGACTCTGGGTTGCAAGTATGAG GACGTAGCTAATATAGCCCAATGGGATGATGAGCAAATTGAGTACATTAAAGAAAAGGTGACCGAAGAGGGAAGGCAAGAAGATCTTAAAAAAGGAAAGGCCCCCGCACAG GTTGTACTAGATGAGGCGGCTTTCTTGTTGGATTTGGCTTCTGTGGAGGGAGAATGGGATGACTACTTAGAGCGGATAGCCAAATGTTACGAGGAAGCAGGACTTCCGGATGTTGCAAAATTTATACTTTATAGAGATTGA